Proteins from one Asterias rubens chromosome 21, eAstRub1.3, whole genome shotgun sequence genomic window:
- the LOC117304885 gene encoding cerebral cavernous malformations protein 2 homolog, translating into MGMEEEIVPKASSKKQGGLKGLFNKDKDKGRAPNRGSQENPVQLQHHSMPENRRALKTAEFTPPEYKVDPQLLIDSFIEIAIKFLGIIPKVSYGLDPTKRTELLRIIDKAKKQGLLPWSTRETKYDAILSVSARQMKIVRRDGEETLVRLPIHDIAAVSYIRDDGQHLVVFKIASDSQQEECKLVVCECHSKEGADGVCALSQQIFYLVYTELTMKYFDQSIIRAARNTSLGSMSRSVASRTPLDLDVFQPPSPDPSSPAMRQSNSMDDLSVTAKFLLQEYIEVLRSKLTSDELQQFALILRDYRQTGSIKDFCKKLQTLYGPERKLLFPGMRPYIPEKDIDYFENVLERMGVQDVAANSYYYTSPQRSRRTNSEASSSIGGFDMGLYSHSIMSERDELDRALQDISKEVEHLETSVDS; encoded by the exons ATGGGTATGGAAGAAGAAATTGTTCCAAAAGCTTCGTCGAAAAAG CAAGGAGGGCTAAAGGGTCTTTtcaacaaagacaaagacaagggtCGTGCCCCCAATCGAGGCTCCCAGGAAAATCCTGTGCAGTTGCAGCATCACAGCATGCCGGAAAATCGGCGAGCTTTAAAGACTGCCGAGTTCACTCCACCTGAGTACAAGGTTGATCCACAGCTACTTATCGATAGCTTCATTGAAATCGCAATCAAG TTTCTAGGCATTATACCCAAGGTGTCCTATGGCCTGGATCCAACAAAGAGAACTGAGCTGCTTCGAATCATTGATAAAGccaag AAACAAGGCTTGCTTCCATGGAGCACCAGAGAGACCAAGTATGATGCAATCTTATCCGTATCAGCCAGACAGATGAAAATAGTCAGGAGAGATGGTGAG GAGACGTTAGTGAGGCTTCCTATCCATGACATTGCTGCAGTGAGTTACATCAGAGACGACGGTCAGCACCTAGTCGTTTTCAAAATCG CAAGCGACAGCCAGCAGGAGGAATGTAAGCTGGTTGTGTGTGAGTGTCACTCGAAG GAAGGTGCAGATGGAGTATGCGCACTGTCACAACAAATCTTCTACCTAGTTTACACTGAACTCACAATGAAATACTTTGATCAAAGTATCATAAGGGCAGCGAGGAACACATCTCTAGGCAGTA TGTCAAGAAGTGTTGCGAGTAGAACACCGTTGGATTTAGATGTCTTCCAACCTCCATC GCCTGACCCAAGCTCACCCGCAATGAGGCAAAGCAACAGCATGGATGATCTCAGTGTGACAGCCAAGTTCCTGCTACAGGAGTATATAGAAGTG CTTCGAAGTAAACTAACATCCGATGAGCTGCAACAATTCGCATTGATTCTGCGTGACTACAGACAGACGGGGTCCATCAAGGATTTCTGTAAAAAGCTTCAAACCCTCTATGGACCGGAACGGAAGCTCCTCTTCCCAG GGATGAGGCCCTACATCCCGGAGAAGGATATCGACTATTTTGAAAACGTCTTGGAGCGAATGGGTGTCCAAGACGTCGCAGCCAACAGCTACTACTACACGAGTCCGCAACGCTCACGACGCACCAACAGCGAGGCTTCGTCATCCATCGGTGGATTCGACATGGGCTTGTACAGCCACTCCATCATGTCGGAGAGAGACGAGCTAGATCGAGCTTTACAAGATATCTCTAAAGAGGTGGAACACCTGGAAACAAGCGTTGACTCGTGA